From the genome of Haloplanus vescus:
CGGTCGAAGCGCTGGATATCGGCCTCTCCGATAGCGACATCGAGTATCTGGAGGAGCCGTACGAACCCGTCCCCGTCTCGGGGCACGAGTGAGCTGCGGGCCTTCTGGTGAATCAGCGCGCTTAAATGTGCGCCGGCGGAACATCGGGGTATGAGCTTCGAGAAAGAGGATTCGGTCGTTCTTCACGACAAGCACAGTGAGTACGACGGCGAAACCGGGGCCATCACGCAGGTGATGGAGACGATGTTCGGCGACGCGACGTACACGGTCAGCTTCGAGGACGGGCAGGAGACGGGTGTGCCGGAAGACGCACTCGAGGCCGT
Proteins encoded in this window:
- a CDS encoding DUF1918 domain-containing protein, whose product is MSFEKEDSVVLHDKHSEYDGETGAITQVMETMFGDATYTVSFEDGQETGVPEDALEAVDEDDA